The window GTTATCATTCATTAATCATTGATAGAAATCAATTATTAAGTCATGATGAGCTGATTGAATTAAGTTATATAGAAGATGATAATGACACGATAACAATGGCACTTGCGCATATTGATAAGCCAATTGTAGGGGTTCAGTACCATCCAGAATCAATATTGACTGAACATGGCCATCAATTATTAATGAACTTTGTTGAAATGAAAGGTTGGAAAGGATGAGTTTTATGTCGTATGCAATTATACAATATCCTCAAATGGACAAGCCTTTATATTTTGTAGACTCTATCGATTCTTTTTGCTGTGAATTTAGCGATGCTCATTCATTTCAATATTTTTGTGAAAAGGCTGAAAAATATCAATCCCAAGGATTATATGTCATTATGCTATTAGATTATGAAGTTGGAGAGTTGCTAAATGGTATAGAACTAAATAATCAACACAGTAGTGCTCCACAGGGGGAAAAACAGCATGGAAATAGACCGATTGCCCATTGTATCGTTTATGACGAAGCGGTTTCAAAGTATGAATTTTATCAAAATAAAACAGTCAAAAAAACCAGAAAAAACTATCAACAAGAAGGTACAGATCATCACTTCGAGTGGACACAATCGGATGCACAGTTGAAAGAGAGTATAGAGATGGTTAAGTCTTATATAAGTGAAGGATATACATATCAAGTCAACTTTACAACGAGATTACAATCTCAATGGAAGGTTTGCCCATTCACTTTTTTTGAGCACGCATTAGAACGAAAAGATGGAGAATATATGAGTTATATATTTGATGACAAGCATCACCGTCATATTATATCTCTATCACCTGAATTATTTTTCACCTTAGATGAAGTGAAGAACACCATTGTAACATCTCCAATGAAAGGGACGTTATCGAAAAATAAAGAGCCACAGTTACTACGTGACAGCATTAAAGATAGAGCGGAAAATGTAATGATTGTAGATCTATTAAGGAATGACTTATCGAAGATATCAGGTGTGAAGTCGGTACATGTTGATCCATTATTTGAAGTTAAATCGTATCCTACGATATGGCAAATGATCTCTACGATTACAGCCAAATACTCCAATCAAGTGTCGCTATATGATGTGTTGAATCAATTGTTTCCTTGTGGTTCTATTACAGGGGCTCCTAAATATTCAACAATGAACTTTATTAAACAAATTGAACCAATCCATCGTGGTATATATTGCGGCTCAATCGGGATATTGTTGCCGAAAGGTGAGTCTATTTTTAATGTTGCGATTAGAACACTTGAAATAAAAGATGATACCGCTACATATGGTGTAGGTGCAGGCATTACGATTAATTCTAATGCAGATGCTGAAGTAGAAGAATTTAAAGATAAAACAAAAGTATTAGATCAATTGAAATTATCGCCTCTTTATTATATTGAGACTTTTAAATCAGATGATGTAGAAAACATTCCACTGCATATAGACCGATTAGAGCGCAGTAGCAAAGTAAATCAAGATGTTCTATTAAATAGGTTAAAGAAACAGTTAGAAGAACATTTAACTGACGATGCTCATACCGTTCGAATGACTGTCACAAATTCAGGAAACATTGATTTTGATCATAGATTATTACCTAGTATAGATGGAGAAAATACAATACGCTTTTCGACATTGCCAATCCTAAAATCTTCTTTAACGAGTATAAAAACGAATAGACGCTATCGCTTTCCTCAACGAAGTAATGAACAGAACTATTATGTATACTATAATGAAGAAGGAATGATTGTTGAGTGTGATATTGGAAATATTATATATTGTATAAATGATGTATGGTATACTCCATCTATTGAGGCTGGAGCATTGCCAGGTATTCAACGTCAAAAAATGCTAGAACAACACTCTATTTTTGTAAAAGATATTCATGTGAACGAATTTATTGATTTGGCAATTTCACAGATCAATAATATTAAAATTATTAATTCTTTACGGGGGACAGTGAACCTCCATCATATTAAAATAGATTAATGATATTAAAATGATTAATTAATGAAGACTAAGGTGATATATATGATCAATTTTTTTCTAATAATATTAATTTGTATTATTGTATTTATAGCACATAAGCTTTGTATCTTTTTGATTGAATATGAGTCTTATTGGCAAAGTGCGATTGCAGCATATATTACAATAATATTTGTTGCATTTGTGATTTATTTTCTTATCGCTGGTTCAGTGGAATGGTTGCAAGAAGTGCTTTCGTTGTTTTATCGAAAATCATCTTAGTTAATGTTTATAGTTAACGTTTATAAGGAGGTAAATTATGAACTTAACATTCACTGTATTAGGAGATAAGGTCATTCAAGTAAAAACTCAATCTATTGATATTGAAAAGTTATATATTTTGCTTAATGAGCAATTAAAGAAATTCAAATTTATTACTGACATTTCTCTTTCAAATAATGTGATACATATTCTGTATCATCCGCTGAAAGCAATGGAATATTATGATACCCATAAACCATTAAACGCATTAAAAAAACAGATTGAATCTATTAGTCAGAGTATAGGGAACGATTTGAAGCATTTTAATAGTGAAGTCATCGAAGAAAACCAGCATAAATATTATCAGTTACATTTAATAAGTGCTTCGATCTTTTCAGAAGTAATTCACATTGATATGAATCAACTGTATAATCAACCATTTAAAGTTTCAACATTCGGATATTATCCTGAAGAGGTCATCATACCCGTTGAATTAATGATTGGTGATGACTATATTAATGAATCAATCGACGTAAAACCGAATGATATATATTATTCAGATATGGGCATTCATCTTGTCACGAAAAGTTATAAGACTAAAGGGATACTTATTGGACGAATTAAATCCATTACGGATGAAATTCGAAATATCAATGTACTAGATAGAGTTCAGTTCGAACGTTTGGAGGATGAAATTTCATGACGTTAACAATTAATCATCCAGGGTTCCTATCAACAATTCAAGATAGAGGTAGAAAAGGGTATCGCCATAAACATATCGTGCAAAGTGGGGCAAGTGATATGTTAGCGCATAATATAGCTAATGCTTTAGTTGGAAATGCAGAAGATGTGGCCACCATTGAGATGAGTGGAAGCCCTGCTAAGATAACATTTAATGATTATCATATTGCGGTGCTTACTGGTGCAAAATTTGTTGCACACACTAATAAGAGAAGCATTATGCCTTATAAAGTTTACTTATTTGAACCTGGTGAAACAATTGAATCATATTCGGCGTTTAAAGGGAATCACTTATATTTAGCTATAGCTGGTGGCTTTAAGAGTTCTTCACATTTTGGTTCAAAGTCAACATATATTAGTAATAGCCGTGCATTATATGGTTACAAGATTTTCGAAGGTGATGAACTCGAGTTAGAACGTGAATGGAATGATCGTCAACAATTGCTATATCAAGTGTTACAATCAAAAGGTGAATTATCATGGGGCATTGATCATTATACAATTGCTCAGAATTATTTGAGTGATATTTGCCATATTCAAGTATCGACGAGCCAATACGATATTGAAAAAATAAATGAATTTCTTCATTATAAATTTCAAATGACACATCAAAATGATAGACAAGGCATTGTCCTTCAACGAAATGATAACTCAATGCTATTGGAATTCAAAGAACAGCCACTTCCAATGCAACTACGTAAAGGTATGCTCCAAATCAATAGAAATAATGAACCTGTTATATTATTAAATGATCATTATCCAATCGGAAGGCACCCTATTATTGGTGTGATACCGTCATACCACTTGTCTAAAATTAGTCAAAAAAGGGTTGGTTCGACCGTTGAATTTAAAATAATCGCAGAAGAACAAATGCATGAAAATTTATACCGACATGCAAAATGGATTAAAAGTTTATTTTTGGCGATTGAAAATAAATTTAGAACGTTAAATTAATTTCTATTGAATAATCCATATATTTTTGAGAAATTATACACTTATGATGATTTGATTTATACTGTTGTAACTGTCAAATAGAAACTTATCAAAGGTTATAGATGTTAACGATTGTTAACATCTTTTTTGTTTTTATAATAAATTATATAACTTGGTTTAATTAAGTAATCAATCATAATACTTGAATTTGAATAATATAAGTAGTACAATATCATACAAAGTGTTTACAAATATTTAATATTGTAATCAAACTGTAACAATTAAACTAAAATATAACATATAAACATATAGTAGTACTGATACAGTCAGTACAACATTAAAAGAATACGATTGCATATGCCAAGGGGATATAGAGAGGGAGTGAATGCATATGTTTAATAATTTTAAACAACAACCATTAAAAATAACGACACTATTAATCATACTCACTATTTTATTAACAATGAAAACTTATTTAGCTTATTTTACTGATTTTTCACTTGGGGTAAAAGGATTCTATCAATACTTAATATTATTTTTTAACCCAATTGCAATGATTATTTTGAGTCTAAGTTTAACGATGTTTTTCAAAGGGAAAAAGTCATTTTTTATCATGTTTTTAGTCTATATTGGATTAACAACTATTTTATATGCTAACGTAGTATTTTTTAGATTTTTCTCAGATTTTATAACGTTTTCTACATTAAGCCAATCGTCTAACTTGAATTCAATGGGGACGAATATTCAAGCATCCGTTAGACCATATGATTTACTTTATCTATTCGATATCCCATTAATTTTTATGACGCTAATCATGAAATTTAAAGTATTACAATACCCACAACATGAATTGTTCAGAAAACGCTTTGTACCATTATCTATTATAGTAGCTTTGAGCTTATTTGTTGTGAATTTAGCAATGGCTGAAACAGATCGTCCTCAATTATTGACACGTACTTTTGACCATAAGTATTTAGTGAAATATTTAGGGCCATATTCATTTACTATTTATGATGGTGTTAAATCATTACAAAATAGTTCGCAAAAAGCATTAGCAAATGAAGACGATTTAAGTGAAATTGTAAATTATACGAAAAGAAAAAATGCTGAACCAAATCCTGAGACATTCGGAATCGCAAAAGATAAAAATATTATCAAAATCCATTTAGAAAGCTTACAATCATGGATGATTGGATATGAACATAATGGAGAAGAAGTGACACCATTTCTTAATGAACTAGCAAAAGGGAATGGCGATTTCAAATATTATCCAAATTTTTATCATCAAACTGGACAAGGCAAGACTGCAGATGCAGAACTTATTTTGGATAATTCTATTTACGGATTAGCTGAAGGTTCAGCATTTTCTTTAAAAGGTGATAACCATTATCAAGCATTACCAAGTATTTTAAATCAACAAAGAAACTATACATCAGCAGTATTCCATGGAGATTACAAAACATTTTGGAATCGAGACCAAGTATATAAAAGGTTTGGTGTCGATCGATTTTATGATGCTGAATTTTACGATATGACAGGTGATAATATAGAGAATTTAGGGTTGCTCGATAAACCGTTCTTTGAAGAAAGCATGTCATATTTAAAAGACTTAAAAGAGCCTTATTATGCCCATTTCTTGACGTTAACGCATCATTATCCATTCTCATTATCAGAAGACGAGGCGACGATTGATCGCGGGGATACTGGAGATAATACTGTCGATGGTTACATTCAAACTGCTCGCTATATGGATGAAGCGGTTAAAGATTTTGTATCAGACTTGAAAGAAGAAGGCATGTATGATGATAGTGTCATTGTCATATATAGTGACCATTACGGAATATCAGAAAATCATAATCGAGCGATGGAAGAAATACAAGGACATGAGATTACACCTGAAGTGAACCAGGATAACCAACGTGTTCCATTCTATATTAAAGTACCAGGGATGGATGGTGAAGTGGTCGAGGATGTAGCAGGTCAAGTTGATGTGATGCCTACATTAATGCACTTACAAGGCATTAATACGAAAGAATATATTATGTTCGGAACAGATTTATTCTCTGATCAACATAAAGAAATGGTAATTATGAGAAATGGTGAAGTCATTACAGATCAATATCAAATTATTGGTAATGAAGTTTTTGATCGAGAAACAAATGAAAAAATCGAAGAAACCGAAAAGACCAAAGCAATAAAAAAACAAGCAGAAATTGAACTTGAATTATCAGATAAATTAATTTATGGTGATTTATTTAGATTTTATGATCAAAATGGATTTGAAAAAGTAGATACAAGTCAATATATGTATTCACCAAATGAATATTAACATTAAAGTTAAAGCTAGCATATACTATATGCTAGCTTTTTTAGATGTTACACTTAACGATTGCTATTTAAATAGTGTATAATAATATAATGAAAATTGTCGGTAGGTGTCTTATATGTTGGAACAAACATTAAAAAAATATTTCGGTTATGATCAATTTAGAGCGGGTCAGCAATCAATTATCCATGATTTAATACAAGAAAGAAAAGCACTTGGCATATTGCCTACTGGTGGAGGTAAGTCAGTCTGTTATCAAGTGCCTGCATTGCATTTTGAAGGAATTACTCTTGTTATATCTCCATTGATTAGTTTAATGAAAGATCAAGTCGATGCTTTGGTTGCAGCGGGTATTCAAGCTAGATATATGAATAGTTCAATGTCTAGACAAGCAATTCGTGATGTTGAACAAGAGTTATTGCGTGGTGAAATAAAATTACTATACGTTGCACCTGAACGATTTAATAATGAATATTTTATTAACATATTAAAGAAGGCCAATATCGAAATGATTGCTTTCGACGAAGCGCACTGTATTTCTCAATGGGGTCACGATTTTAGGCCGTCTTATAGAGAATCTATCGATATTATAAAAAAATTGTTTCCATCGAGTAGGTACATTGCTTTAACAGCTACTGCTACGAATGAAGTAAAGACAGATATCTTAAATTTATTAAATATTCCACCACATTGTACAACAATTAATTCTATTGAGCGGCCTAATTTAACGCTCAAAGTTAATCCAACGTATCAACGTCAAAAGTTTATCGTTGAATATATTAAAAATCATTCTAAATCACCTGGAATTATTTATGTATCGACTAGAAAAAATGTTGAATCCTTATCAGAATATTTATCTTCTCAGGGGATAGACTGCTTAGCTTATCATGGTGGTATGAGTAATAATGATAGAATTGAGCAACAACGAGCCTTTATGTATGATGAAAAACGTGTCATTGTTGCTACAAATGCATTTGGAATGGGAATAGATAAGTCGAATATTCGCTTTATTATCCATTATAATATGCCAGGTGATATAGAATCATACTATCAAGAAGTTGGTCGTGCAGGTCGTGATGGTCAACCAAGTGAATGTATTTTGCTATATTCTGAGAAAGATATAGACTTACAACAATTCTTTATTGACCAGTCGAACGGAAGTGAAGATTACATTCAAAAGCAACGTGACAAATTGAATGAAATGATTCGGTATAAAAGAACAAAGCAATGTTTAGAAGCATTTATTATTCATTACTTCAATCCGAATCAACGGTTAAATGAATGTGGGCGATGTAGTAATTGTAAATCTAATGATAAAACCTATGATATGACAATAGAGGCACAAAAAATTGTCAGTGCACTGTATAGAATAAAAGATGATATTGCATCAGAGTTGTTTATTCAAATGTTACGTGGTGAAGAGAATCAAGAAATACTGAGCCGTGAGTTAAACAACATTAGAACATATGGTATACTGAAAGAGTATAAAACTAAAGAAGTAAGGCATTTGTTAGATGAATTAGTTTATAAAGGATATATTTATTTAACTGATGAAGGATTGCGATGCCATGAAAGTATAAAATCAATTCTTTTTGATGGAAAGAAAGTTTACACCTATCCATTCAAAGTAAAAGTGAAAGAGATAGTTGATATTTCAACACATAAAGACATTGATCAAGTGCTATTGGATAGGCTCTATAATATTCGAAAAAAATTAAGTGCTAAACATAATGTTGCACCGATTATGATATTTCAAGATCATATTATTAAAGAATTTTCTAAGAAAATGCCAACGTCCAAAAAAGAAATGATGAACATTTCAGGTATTGGCAACTACAAATTAAAACATTATTGTCCATTGTTTATCGATGAGATTAAATCATATTTAGCCCAATAAAAGGAGAGATATTATGAGAAAGAGCATTGCAATTGATATGGATGAAGTTCTAGCGAATACTGCACAAGGTTTATTGGATAAATATAACAACAGATTAGGTTCAAACCATACGATTGAGGATTTAGGGAATCAAAAGCTAAGCAATGCATATGAAGAAGATATTGATATCATCAAAGAAATTATATTTGATCGAGGATTTTTTGGTGAGTTAGAAGTCATTGATGATGCGATAGAAGTTGTCGAACATTTGACGAAAGATTACGATGTGTATATTGCAACCGCTGCAATGGATGTCCCTACATCATTTGATGCAAAATTTGCATGGTTAAAAAAATACTTCCCATTTTTAGATGAACAGAATTTTATTTTTTGCGGATATAAAGGTGTTGTTGGAACAGATTACTTAATCGACGATAATCCTAAGCAGTTAAAAGCATTTAAAGGAACATCGATTATGTTTACAGCACATCATAATTTAGAACATGATGAATTTATTCGTGTGAATTCTTGGCTTGAAGTAAAAGAATATTTTGACCAACAGTTATAGTTTAAAGAAAACGAGCTCTGAAAGTAATTTCAGAGCTCGTTTTGCATATTACTATAAAAGAATAATTAATCTTAGTGAACGCCACGCATTGCTTTTTTGATTATTGGTACTAAAACAATAAGTAGAACAGCTAAACCGATTGCTACAAGTCCCATATAACCAAAGTATGATGCTGGATCTACTGCGCCATAAATTTGAACGAGTTGTGCGTTCAACCCTTGTGCAGCTGCGTTTGATAAGAACCATACACTCAACATTTGAGTTGTAAATGCTTGTGGTGCCATACGAGTTGTTGTTGATAATCCTATAGGTGAAATACATAACTCTCCTAAAACGATTAAGAAGAAGCTTAATACTAACCATAATGGGTTAATTAATTGTTCACCACTCATAATTGGATAAACCATCGCGATATATCCTAATCCCGCAAAGATCAATGCAATTGCAAATTTTAACGGTGTTGATGGATTGAATTTTCCTAATTTAACCCATAACATCGAAAAGACAGGGGCAAAGATTACGATAAACATAGGATTCAATGATTGGAAGAATGCAGCTGGGATTACGTAATCAATACCAAGTAATGGTTTAAGATCTAATTGTGTTTTTTGATCAGCAAACTCAGCTAATACAGTTGCCCCTTGCTCTTGAATCGCCCAAAATATTACCGCAGCAATAAATAACGGGATATAAGCTAATAATCTTGATTTCTCATCAGATGATGTTTTTGGATGTGTATACATATATGTTAAGTATATAGCCGGTATACCTAGACCAAAGAATGTCATAATCCAAGTAATACCTTCTAAGTTCAACATACCGAATAATTTAAAAATGAATAAAATAATTGCAATTAAAATTGCGATACCCGTTGCGATTAAAGTGACTTTTTTGCCTTCGCCTTTAGATAACGGGTTTGGAACATTTAGTCCTGTAAAACCTAATGTGTTCTTTTGAGTCATTACAAACCAAATTAAACCGAAGAACATACCAACCGCGGCTGCAGCAAACCCTGCGTGGAAGCCAAATGAACTATGTAATTGTCCTACAATAAATGGTGAAATCCATGCACCTAAGTTTACAGACATATAGAAGATCGTGAATCCAGCATCGATTCTTGAATCTTCTTTTTCATATAATTCATTTACATTCGTTGACATACTTGGTTTAAGCAAACCTGACCCGATAATTATTAAAGCAAGTGCAATCAGTAACATCGTAAAGTTACCCGGAATACTCATTAAAATGTGACCGAACATAATGAGAAGGGCACCATAAATTATTGCTTTTCTTGCACCGATTAAACGATCAGCGAACCAACCTCCAATAATAGTACTCATCATAACTAAAGCACCATATAACGTTACGATGATCATCGCATCTGTTTCTTTAAGACCAAATCCACCTTTAGATGTTGCATAGTATAAATAATAAAGTAAGATGGCTTTCATACCATAGTAACTAAAACGTTCCCAGAATTCAGTGATGAATAATGTTAATAATCCTTTAGGATGACCGAAGAATCCTTTACGGGGAACACTTTCAATTATTTCATGGTCTGTATACTCACGACGAGCCATACAAGCACACTCCTTCAAAAAGACATTTTGCTTTATTTGTTGAATTATCAAACAATTAAAACAGTGATAATAGAATACTATAACAATGCATGAAGTACAATATTATATCAATAATTTCTATAATTCTGATTTGCTAGAAAAATAATAATATTTATCATTCATGTAAAGGCTTTCTTGGTCTTTGTTTCATAAACATATAGAAACTAGCACTAAATACGATGATATATCCAACAATGCTATAAGCATCTGGAATTGTTTTGAATATTATAATTGAAAATAATGCACTGAATAACACGGTTGAATAAAAGAATATAGAAATTTGTTTTGCTTCTGCAAATTGATACGCAAGTGTAATCCCGAACTGTCCAATACTTGCCATTAAACCTGCAGTAATTAAGAGCACTAATTGTTTCGTTGACATCGGATGGAAATTAACTATAACAAATGGAAGTAAAACAATCGTTGAAAACATCGAGAAATAAAACACAACCGTATAAAACTTCTCCAAAGGCCCTAATACTCTAAGGATTGTATAAGCACTTGCTGCACTGATTGCACCTAATAAAGCAATCAATGAAGGAACCACTTCAAGAGAAAGTTCAGGTTTGATAATAAAGAGTGTTCCGATGAAAGCAATGATGATACTTATCATTTGGAACTTACGAATACGTTCATTTAAAAAGATCGAACATAAAATAATCGTGAAAAATGGACTTAATTTATTTAACATTTCGGCATCACTCAGTACAAGATGGTCAAGACTATAGAAAAATAGTAATACACCAATGACACCGAACACACTTCGTGCAATTAATAATTTTTGATTTTGGCGATGTCCGAACATCGGTACACGATTGTATAAGACAAATCCAAAGGCTACAATCATCGAAATGAAATTACGGAAAAATGCTTTTTGCATCGTCGGTAAATCACCACTCATTTTGATACATAAACCCATAATACTAAAACCTAATGAAGCAATGAGTAAACAAATAATACCTTTCGTTACGTTAGACAAAATAAAAACCTCCGAAGTATTGTAATGATATATAGTAAAAAATTTATTTCGTATTAAATTGAAAATACATGGTTAGATGATTTTCTTTTGAGCTTAGTAAATGATAACATATTATTCGATACATAAAATTAAAATTAATTATTACATTACATAGCACATCTTTAGTATGAATCATAGTTTTTTGTTTTATCAGATTTAGTTGTTATCATAAATATAATTAAATGTTATAATACTTTTAAAGCTTATATAGTGTTTGCCATTCAAACAAAACACAATATATAGTGTTAGGAAGTGTCGCAATGCAAATTGTGTATTATTCATTAACAGGAAATGTTCGTCGTTTTATTCAACGAACAGATGCAATTCATACGATTGAATTGACAGAAGAAACGAACGAATTAGAGATGTATGAGCCTTTTATTTTAGTCACTGGAACGATTGGTTTCGGAGAGGTGCCTGAAGTGGTTGATACATTTTTAAATTATGGAGAGAATAGTACCTTTTTAAAAGGTGTCGTAGGGAGTGGCAATAGAAATTGGGGACAAAACTTTGCGAAAGCTTCAAAGACATTGAGTGGTAAGTATAATGTTCCGTTACTACATACTTTTGAATTGCATGGCAATGATAAAGATATAGAAATATTTAATCAAAAGGTGGCTAATTTAGTATGACTTTAACTGGTAAGAAACAATATAAACATATCGAATTGAACAATGAAGTCACTCAACGTGGTGAGAATGGATTTTATAAATTAGAAAAAGACCAAGAAGCACTCCAAGAATATATGAAAGAAGTCGATGATTTAACGATACACTTTGATAACCCAATCACACGTTTAAGATATATGGTTGATGAAGATTTTTACTATGATTTATTCGCTGAATACTCAGAAGATGATTTGATTGAAATTATTGAATATAGTGAGTCATTACCATTTGAATTTAAGAGCTATATGGCAGCAAGTAAATTCTTTAAAGACTATGCTTTAAGAACGAATGATAAACAAAACTACTTAGAAAGCTACACAGAGCATGTAGTGATTGTAAGTTTATATTTAGCAAAAGGTGATGTCGAAAAGTGTAAAGAGTATATTCTTTCGATGATTGAACAACGTTACCAACCAGCAACTCCGACTTTTTTAAATGCAGGTCGTGCGCGTCGTGGTGAGATGGTGAGCTGCTTCTTATTAGAAGTGGATGATAGCTTAAATTCGATTAACTATATCGACTCTACAGCGAAACAATTAAGTAAAATTGGTGGCGGTGTCGCGATTAACTTATCAAAGTTAAGAGCACGTGGTGAAGCGATTAAGGGAATCAAAGGTGTCGCGAAAGGTGTTTTACCCGTTGCTAAAAGTTTAGAAGGTGGATTTAGCTACGCTGACCAACTAGGTCAAAGACCTGGAGCTGGTGCTGTGTATTTAAATATATTCCATTATGATGTGCCTGAATTTTTAGATACAAAGAAAGTGAATGCTGATGAAGATATTAGACTTGCAACAATTTCAACAGGATTAATCATTCCTTCTAAATTTTTAGAACTTGCTAAAGAAGGGAAAGACTTCTTTATGTTTGCACCTCATACAATTGAACGTGAATATGGGGTTCAATTGGATGATATTGAAATGGACGAATGGTATGACAAATTTGTCGAAAACGAGAACATCATGAAGAAATCATACGATGCTCGTGAAATGTTAAATAAAATAGCACAAACACAATTACAATCAGGTTATCCTTACATTATGTTTAAAGATAACGCGAATGCTAATCATGCATTAAGTAACATTGGACAAGTGAAAATGAGTAATTTATGTACTGAGATTTTCCAACTTCAAGAGACTTCAACGATTAATGATTATGGAACAGATGATGTCATTCGTCGTGATATTTCGTGCAACTTAGGATCATTAAATATCGTCAACGTGATGGAAAGTGGTAAGATTCGTGAAAGTATTCATTCTGGTATCGATGCACTTACAGTAGTGAGTAATAGTACTGCAATTAAAAATGCGCCAGGTGTTCGTAAAGCAAACGATGAATTGCATTCTGTTGGATTAGGCGCGATGAATTTACACGGTTATCTTGCTAAGAATAAATTAAATTATGAATCAGAAGAAGCACGTGACTTTGCAAATGTATTCTTTATGATGCTAAATTATTATTCTATTGAGAAATCAATGATGATTGCAAAAGAACGCCAAGAAACATTTAAAGACTTTGACAAGAGTGACTATGCAACAGGTAAATATTTCGAACGATATATTAAAAATGAGGTTAAGCCTCAGTTCGATAAAGTGAAAACGTTATTCGAATGGATCGATATTCCAACAAGTGAAGACTGGAAAGCATTATCTGAGCAAGTGCAACAACACGGGCTTTACCATGCG of the Abyssicoccus albus genome contains:
- a CDS encoding 5' nucleotidase, NT5C type, with protein sequence MMRKSIAIDMDEVLANTAQGLLDKYNNRLGSNHTIEDLGNQKLSNAYEEDIDIIKEIIFDRGFFGELEVIDDAIEVVEHLTKDYDVYIATAAMDVPTSFDAKFAWLKKYFPFLDEQNFIFCGYKGVVGTDYLIDDNPKQLKAFKGTSIMFTAHHNLEHDEFIRVNSWLEVKEYFDQQL
- a CDS encoding peptide MFS transporter produces the protein MARREYTDHEIIESVPRKGFFGHPKGLLTLFITEFWERFSYYGMKAILLYYLYYATSKGGFGLKETDAMIIVTLYGALVMMSTIIGGWFADRLIGARKAIIYGALLIMFGHILMSIPGNFTMLLIALALIIIGSGLLKPSMSTNVNELYEKEDSRIDAGFTIFYMSVNLGAWISPFIVGQLHSSFGFHAGFAAAAVGMFFGLIWFVMTQKNTLGFTGLNVPNPLSKGEGKKVTLIATGIAILIAIILFIFKLFGMLNLEGITWIMTFFGLGIPAIYLTYMYTHPKTSSDEKSRLLAYIPLFIAAVIFWAIQEQGATVLAEFADQKTQLDLKPLLGIDYVIPAAFFQSLNPMFIVIFAPVFSMLWVKLGKFNPSTPLKFAIALIFAGLGYIAMVYPIMSGEQLINPLWLVLSFFLIVLGELCISPIGLSTTTRMAPQAFTTQMLSVWFLSNAAAQGLNAQLVQIYGAVDPASYFGYMGLVAIGLAVLLIVLVPIIKKAMRGVH
- a CDS encoding DMT family transporter, giving the protein MSNVTKGIICLLIASLGFSIMGLCIKMSGDLPTMQKAFFRNFISMIVAFGFVLYNRVPMFGHRQNQKLLIARSVFGVIGVLLFFYSLDHLVLSDAEMLNKLSPFFTIILCSIFLNERIRKFQMISIIIAFIGTLFIIKPELSLEVVPSLIALLGAISAASAYTILRVLGPLEKFYTVVFYFSMFSTIVLLPFVIVNFHPMSTKQLVLLITAGLMASIGQFGITLAYQFAEAKQISIFFYSTVLFSALFSIIIFKTIPDAYSIVGYIIVFSASFYMFMKQRPRKPLHE
- the nrdI gene encoding class Ib ribonucleoside-diphosphate reductase assembly flavoprotein NrdI, with the translated sequence MQIVYYSLTGNVRRFIQRTDAIHTIELTEETNELEMYEPFILVTGTIGFGEVPEVVDTFLNYGENSTFLKGVVGSGNRNWGQNFAKASKTLSGKYNVPLLHTFELHGNDKDIEIFNQKVANLV
- the nrdE gene encoding class 1b ribonucleoside-diphosphate reductase subunit alpha, with amino-acid sequence MTLTGKKQYKHIELNNEVTQRGENGFYKLEKDQEALQEYMKEVDDLTIHFDNPITRLRYMVDEDFYYDLFAEYSEDDLIEIIEYSESLPFEFKSYMAASKFFKDYALRTNDKQNYLESYTEHVVIVSLYLAKGDVEKCKEYILSMIEQRYQPATPTFLNAGRARRGEMVSCFLLEVDDSLNSINYIDSTAKQLSKIGGGVAINLSKLRARGEAIKGIKGVAKGVLPVAKSLEGGFSYADQLGQRPGAGAVYLNIFHYDVPEFLDTKKVNADEDIRLATISTGLIIPSKFLELAKEGKDFFMFAPHTIEREYGVQLDDIEMDEWYDKFVENENIMKKSYDAREMLNKIAQTQLQSGYPYIMFKDNANANHALSNIGQVKMSNLCTEIFQLQETSTINDYGTDDVIRRDISCNLGSLNIVNVMESGKIRESIHSGIDALTVVSNSTAIKNAPGVRKANDELHSVGLGAMNLHGYLAKNKLNYESEEARDFANVFFMMLNYYSIEKSMMIAKERQETFKDFDKSDYATGKYFERYIKNEVKPQFDKVKTLFEWIDIPTSEDWKALSEQVQQHGLYHAYRLAIAPTQSISYVQNATSSVMPIVDQIERRTYGNAETFYPMPFLSPETMWYYKSAFTVNQMRLIDMISVIQEHIDQGISTILYVNSEISTRELARLYVYAHHKGLKSLYYTRNKLLSVEECTSCSV